In Rhodobacter sp. 24-YEA-8, the following are encoded in one genomic region:
- a CDS encoding 16S rRNA (uracil(1498)-N(3))-methyltransferase, which yields MSGPKVRLHVDQPLGEGQAVAVLEGAANYLFAVMRLGTGAEVLLFNGRDGEWRARVAEANKRRGVLVCEAQMRRQDFPPDLWLLFTPVKKERTNFIVEKAVELGVARLMPISTRRMNAERLRLDKQQAHAIEAAEQCGATFVPGISDLQPLDRLLASWDPARRIYWADEIRAGSDGTWPGAPGAPAAILIGPEGGFTPEERAKLDSLDFVSPVALGPRILRAETAALAAVTLWQRSFGDWA from the coding sequence ATGTCCGGGCCGAAAGTCAGACTTCATGTAGATCAGCCCCTTGGTGAGGGGCAAGCCGTCGCAGTCCTTGAGGGTGCGGCGAACTATCTTTTTGCCGTGATGCGGCTGGGAACAGGCGCCGAGGTGCTTTTGTTCAACGGGCGTGACGGCGAATGGCGCGCGCGCGTGGCCGAGGCGAATAAACGGCGCGGCGTTCTGGTCTGCGAGGCGCAGATGCGGCGGCAGGACTTCCCGCCGGATCTGTGGCTTTTGTTCACGCCGGTCAAAAAGGAACGCACGAATTTCATTGTTGAGAAGGCGGTAGAGCTGGGGGTTGCGCGTCTGATGCCCATCTCGACCCGGCGCATGAATGCCGAACGGCTCCGGCTCGACAAGCAGCAGGCCCATGCCATTGAGGCGGCCGAGCAATGCGGCGCGACCTTTGTGCCGGGGATCAGCGATCTGCAACCGCTCGACCGGCTTCTGGCGAGCTGGGATCCGGCGCGGCGGATCTATTGGGCCGATGAGATCCGGGCGGGGTCGGATGGGACCTGGCCGGGCGCGCCGGGCGCGCCTGCGGCGATCCTGATCGGGCCGGAAGGCGGCTTCACGCCCGAGGAACGCGCGAAACTCGACAGTCTCGATTTTGTCAGCCCCGTCGCCCTTGGCCCCCGGATCCTGCGCGCCGAAACGGCGGCACTGGCGGCGGTGACGCTCTGGCAGCGGTCTTTCGGGGATTGGGCATGA
- the ubiA gene encoding 4-hydroxybenzoate octaprenyltransferase, which translates to MADAPRGNWVDHLAPPVTRPFLRLSRADRPIGTWLLWLPCLWALALAANDGSGFSWWDLWLVASSGAGAFLMRGAGCTWNDITDRDFDASVARTRSRPLPSGQVTVKGAVIWMAAQALIAALILFSYNRLAITLGIGSLALVMIYPFAKRFTWWPQVFLGFAFNWGALLLWAAHSEDLPVAAVILWLAGIAWTLFYDTIYAHQDKEDDALIGVKSTARLFADRTGQWLAGFLVLSVLLFAAAVILTIPASRGILPVLMALCGIWAFGLHLFWQLRQLDADDPAICLRLFKSNRDAGLIPVLFLAVAIFL; encoded by the coding sequence GTGGCGGATGCGCCGCGCGGCAATTGGGTGGATCACCTCGCCCCGCCGGTGACGCGGCCCTTCCTGCGGCTGTCACGGGCAGACCGGCCGATCGGGACCTGGCTTTTATGGCTTCCCTGTCTCTGGGCGCTGGCACTGGCGGCGAATGATGGGTCTGGTTTTTCCTGGTGGGATCTGTGGCTGGTGGCCTCTTCCGGGGCTGGCGCCTTTCTGATGCGTGGCGCGGGCTGCACCTGGAATGACATCACCGACCGCGACTTCGATGCCTCGGTCGCACGGACCCGCTCGCGTCCGCTGCCTTCGGGCCAGGTCACGGTGAAAGGCGCGGTGATCTGGATGGCGGCCCAGGCGCTGATTGCGGCGCTGATCCTGTTCAGCTATAACCGGCTGGCGATCACACTTGGCATAGGCTCGCTGGCGCTGGTGATGATCTATCCTTTCGCGAAACGCTTCACCTGGTGGCCGCAGGTCTTTCTTGGCTTCGCCTTCAACTGGGGGGCGCTGCTGCTCTGGGCCGCGCATTCCGAAGATCTGCCGGTTGCGGCAGTGATCCTGTGGCTGGCGGGTATCGCCTGGACGCTGTTTTACGACACGATCTATGCCCATCAGGACAAGGAAGATGACGCGCTGATCGGGGTGAAATCCACCGCGCGGCTGTTTGCCGACCGGACCGGTCAATGGCTTGCGGGCTTTCTTGTACTTTCGGTGCTGCTGTTTGCGGCGGCGGTGATCCTCACCATCCCCGCAAGCCGGGGCATCCTGCCTGTGCTGATGGCGCTTTGTGGCATCTGGGCTTTCGGACTGCACCTTTTCTGGCAGTTGCGGCAGCTGGATGCGGATGATCCGGCCATCTGCCTCAGGCTTTTCAAATCGAACCGCGATGCTGGTCTGATCCCTGTGCTGTTTCTTGCCGTCGCAATCTTCCTCTGA
- a CDS encoding OmpA family protein yields MPQRLLTLPRAALGALAFAIAGLLMIGIAFCTVLVIEDRTRDVLGQRLTEARMDWVGVTTDGMQVGLSGTAPNEAARFRALNLVGSLVDSSRIRDGLEVAPTTAIEAPRFSVEMLRNDDGIQLIGLIPAILNEGELDSEGLAAAANGFTAEDSAPANMLQTANWPAPEGWDASLRFGLEALSLLKRSKISVSAGEVRVTAIAESPAEKRRFETELGKRKPASVRLDAAISAPRPVITPFTLRFVVDGSGARFDACSADTERARSLILAAASATGMEGPAICTVGLGTPTPRWSEAAVLAIRKLGAMGQGSVTFSDADITFEAGEGVTQEAFDTALGDLRAGLPDVFSLQPVPPSTEAVIRGPEEFTARLVTGGRVELRGRLVDEVQQAAVDAYARASFGASNVYVATLLDPALPDGWPSRVLAGLESLSMLSEGTLVVRADTVELRGITGSQEARGRITQILSSKLGQGRNFRVEVTYDKKLDPLAALPTPAECAADVAAIMAKSKIAFTPGSAEIASEAGPLINEIAEVLKRCPAIPMEIAGHTDSQGSESGNAALSQARAEAVLMALQGRRVDVSNMTALGYGESTPIADNATEAGREANRRIEFSLKGAAAPETPAKAAPAEETAPTGDEIATAPEDEDLEDLVLGSSDPDDPATPADEAGEHDVQVPAAQGTAQPKTESPPSPASPATAGPAQAESEAPSEPGPEIVYTYSGPSLAPAEQTIRPKTRPASAGQD; encoded by the coding sequence TTGCCGCAACGTCTGCTCACCCTGCCCCGTGCCGCTCTCGGTGCCCTTGCTTTCGCAATTGCCGGACTTTTGATGATCGGCATCGCCTTTTGCACGGTGCTGGTGATCGAAGACCGCACCCGGGACGTGCTGGGACAGCGCCTGACCGAAGCGCGGATGGACTGGGTCGGGGTGACGACCGACGGGATGCAGGTGGGACTGAGCGGCACCGCCCCGAACGAGGCGGCGCGGTTTCGGGCACTGAACCTTGTCGGCAGCCTCGTTGACAGCTCGCGGATCCGCGACGGGCTCGAGGTCGCCCCCACCACCGCCATCGAGGCGCCGCGTTTCTCGGTCGAGATGCTCAGAAATGATGACGGGATCCAGCTGATCGGCCTGATCCCGGCGATCCTCAATGAGGGCGAGCTGGATTCCGAAGGCCTTGCGGCAGCAGCCAATGGCTTTACCGCCGAAGACAGCGCCCCCGCCAATATGCTGCAGACCGCGAACTGGCCGGCCCCCGAGGGCTGGGACGCCTCGCTGCGCTTCGGGCTTGAGGCTTTGTCTTTGCTGAAACGCTCGAAGATCTCGGTCTCGGCCGGTGAGGTTCGGGTGACCGCCATCGCCGAAAGCCCGGCGGAAAAGCGGCGTTTTGAAACGGAGCTTGGCAAGCGCAAACCGGCCTCGGTCAGGCTGGATGCCGCGATTTCCGCGCCGCGCCCGGTGATCACGCCCTTCACACTGCGCTTTGTCGTTGATGGCAGCGGCGCGCGGTTTGACGCCTGTTCGGCTGATACCGAACGCGCCCGCAGCCTGATTCTGGCGGCCGCAAGCGCCACCGGGATGGAGGGGCCGGCAATCTGCACCGTGGGTCTTGGCACCCCGACGCCGCGCTGGTCGGAAGCGGCAGTACTGGCGATCCGCAAGCTTGGCGCCATGGGCCAGGGCAGCGTCACCTTCTCAGACGCGGATATCACCTTTGAAGCCGGCGAGGGCGTGACGCAGGAGGCCTTTGACACCGCGCTTGGCGATCTGCGCGCCGGCCTGCCGGATGTGTTCTCGCTGCAACCGGTGCCGCCCTCGACCGAAGCCGTGATCCGTGGCCCCGAGGAATTCACCGCCCGCCTTGTGACGGGGGGACGGGTCGAACTGCGTGGCCGCCTTGTCGATGAGGTGCAGCAGGCGGCGGTTGATGCCTATGCAAGGGCCTCATTCGGCGCGTCAAATGTCTATGTGGCGACGCTGCTGGACCCGGCCTTGCCCGATGGCTGGCCGTCAAGGGTGCTGGCGGGGCTCGAATCGCTTTCGATGCTGAGCGAGGGCACGCTTGTGGTGCGCGCCGACACAGTCGAACTGCGCGGCATCACCGGCAGCCAGGAGGCCCGTGGCCGTATCACCCAGATCCTGTCGTCGAAACTGGGCCAGGGCCGCAATTTCCGCGTCGAAGTCACCTATGACAAAAAGCTCGACCCGCTGGCCGCACTGCCGACACCTGCAGAATGCGCCGCTGACGTGGCCGCGATCATGGCGAAATCGAAAATCGCCTTCACGCCGGGATCGGCCGAGATCGCCTCGGAGGCCGGACCGCTGATCAATGAAATCGCTGAAGTGCTGAAGCGCTGCCCGGCGATTCCGATGGAAATCGCAGGTCATACCGATTCGCAGGGTTCGGAAAGCGGCAATGCGGCGCTGAGCCAGGCCCGGGCCGAGGCGGTGCTGATGGCCTTGCAGGGCCGTCGCGTCGATGTGTCGAATATGACGGCCCTCGGCTATGGCGAAAGCACCCCCATCGCGGATAACGCCACCGAGGCCGGGCGCGAGGCCAATCGTCGCATCGAATTCAGCCTGAAAGGCGCCGCCGCCCCCGAAACGCCGGCAAAAGCGGCACCTGCCGAAGAGACAGCCCCCACCGGTGACGAAATCGCCACCGCCCCGGAGGATGAGGATCTCGAAGACCTGGTGCTTGGCTCTTCGGACCCCGATGATCCGGCAACTCCGGCTGATGAAGCGGGCGAGCACGATGTCCAGGTGCCTGCCGCGCAAGGGACTGCTCAGCCGAAGACCGAATCGCCCCCCTCCCCCGCATCGCCTGCAACAGCCGGCCCTGCCCAGGCGGAGTCGGAGGCGCCGTCTGAGCCAGGCCCGGAAATCGTCTATACCTATAGCGGCCCCTCGCTGGCCCCTGCAGAGCAGACCATCCGCCCGAAAACCCGCCCTGCCAGCGCCGGCCAGGACTGA